A genomic window from Lotus japonicus ecotype B-129 chromosome 1, LjGifu_v1.2 includes:
- the LOC130729926 gene encoding uncharacterized protein LOC130729926 isoform X2, with product MERFSPTTTLFHFFLFWFCFWFFSSTLADHTTTTLKDVNIERPVLDVSPSPLSGYPAAQGVKNILKCERVQVSGISRLKLGSYANSFHITLAPSVTIPERLHNKIQVCFHRNNTLGWCQCEKDEWKSVQKGIWDVVMSPYETRYVDVRIDGDISGPVTVALEEDSQQWRLVCLAIGLILLLLAPILSNWVPFYYSSSMAIGIFLVIIILLFQGMKLLPTGRKNILYFTIYGPVLWVGKYLLHQFSMIANSILQSFGMNEEMHNLVTFIVLLVIVLAGAALGYWIVRRFVISKEDGSVDAGVAEFVKWAMRIFGYTFIWQSTLDLTLAVGALVSSVAVCELVYSIQWLHEWYETSGNDDYSLEWMKGTRGRAEFLGKSTPKRKMSRSPQGKLWNSPKRSSWSDSPVRGVVSPSSGISPLSCVAQVEPDYYSTFHKTRNRKKFTKNEWDEFTRESTKQALAEWAASPEFTEWVIEHADRIKLVPSENSDEAIGSESDSTEVGSGNGFRLFNWW from the exons ATGGAGCGTTTCTCCCCCACCACCACACTGTTCCATTTCTTCCTCTTCTGGTTCTGCTTCTGGTTCTTCTCTTCCACACTCGCCGATCACACTACCACCACGCTCAAAG ATGTTAATATTGAAAGGCCAGTTTTGGATGTATCCCCTTCCCCACTTTCTGGGTATCCAGCTGCTCAAGGGGTCAAAAACATTTTGAAATGTGAACGTGTTCAAGTTTCTGGTATCTCAAGATTGAAACTTGGGAGCTACGCTAATTCATTCCATATTACTCTGGCTCCATCTGTTACAATCCCAGAGAGATTACATAATAAAATTCAGGTTTGTTTCCACAG GAATAATACACTTGGATGGTGTCAGTGTGAAAAGGATGAATGGAAGAGTGTACAGAAGGGGATCTGGGATGTTGTTATGTCACCTTATGAAACTAGATATGTTGATGTGAGGATTGATGGTGACATATCAGGGCCTGTTACAGTTGCGCTTGAAGAAG ATTCTCAGCAATGGCGCCTCGTTTGTCTTGCTATCGGGCTGATTCTGCTGTTGTTGGCTCCAATTCTTAGCAATTGGGTTCCATTTTATTATAGCAGTTCGATGGCTATAGGAATTTTTCTTGTCATTATAATCCTTCTTTTTCAG GGCATGAAATTATTGCCAACTGGAAGAAAAAATATCCTTTACTTTACCATATATGGACCAGTG CTTTGGGTTGGGAAATACCTGTTACACCAATTCTCTATGATCGCAAATTCAATACTTCAGAGTTTTGGGATGAATGAAGAGATGCACAACTTA GTTACTTTTATTGTCCTACTGGTTATCGTCTTGGCTGGGGCTGCTTTAGGCTACTGGATTGTTAGGAGATTTGTTATTTCAAAAGAAGATGGTAGTGTGGATGCTGGGGTTGCTGAGTTTGTGAAATGGGCAATGCGCATTTTTGGATACACCTTCATTTGGCAG AGCACTCTAGACCTTACTCTAGCAGTTGGAGCGTTGGTCTCTTCTGTAGCTGTTTGCGAACTTGTTTACTCGATACAATGGCTTCATGAATG GTATGAAACTTCAGGGAATGATGATTATTCACTGGAGTGGATGAAAGGAACACGTGGTCGTGCTGAATTCCTTGGTAAGTCAACCCCTAAAAGAAAGATGTCGAGAAGCCCTCAAGGAAAATTATGGAACAGCCCTAAAAGATCATCATGGTCTGACTCCCCTGTGAGAG GTGTTGTATCTCCATCTTCTGGGATTTCGCCACTATCCTGTGTGGCTCAAGTAGAGCCGGATTATTATTCAACCTTCCACAAGACTCGCAACAGAAAGAAGTTCACAAAGAACGAGTGGGATGAGTTCACTAGAGAATCCACTAAGCAAGCTCTAGCAGAATGGGCAGCATCTCCAGAATTCACTGAGTGGGTCATTGAGCACGCAGACCGGATAAAACTCGTTCCAAGTGAGAATTCAGACGAGGCAATTGGAAGTGAATCAGATTCCACAGAGGTGGGAAGTGGGAATGGATTTCGGCTTTTCAATTGGTGGTGA
- the LOC130729926 gene encoding uncharacterized protein LOC130729926 isoform X1, whose product MERFSPTTTLFHFFLFWFCFWFFSSTLADHTTTTLKGFSFFPNFNCYCKSWSLERRRMLSPPPIVVYVNIERPVLDVSPSPLSGYPAAQGVKNILKCERVQVSGISRLKLGSYANSFHITLAPSVTIPERLHNKIQVCFHRNNTLGWCQCEKDEWKSVQKGIWDVVMSPYETRYVDVRIDGDISGPVTVALEEDSQQWRLVCLAIGLILLLLAPILSNWVPFYYSSSMAIGIFLVIIILLFQGMKLLPTGRKNILYFTIYGPVLWVGKYLLHQFSMIANSILQSFGMNEEMHNLVTFIVLLVIVLAGAALGYWIVRRFVISKEDGSVDAGVAEFVKWAMRIFGYTFIWQSTLDLTLAVGALVSSVAVCELVYSIQWLHEWYETSGNDDYSLEWMKGTRGRAEFLGKSTPKRKMSRSPQGKLWNSPKRSSWSDSPVRGVVSPSSGISPLSCVAQVEPDYYSTFHKTRNRKKFTKNEWDEFTRESTKQALAEWAASPEFTEWVIEHADRIKLVPSENSDEAIGSESDSTEVGSGNGFRLFNWW is encoded by the exons ATGGAGCGTTTCTCCCCCACCACCACACTGTTCCATTTCTTCCTCTTCTGGTTCTGCTTCTGGTTCTTCTCTTCCACACTCGCCGATCACACTACCACCACGCTCAAAG gtttttcttttttccccaATTTCAATTGCTACTGCAAATCTTGGAGTCTTGAACGCCGCCGAATGCTGTCTCCACCGCCCATTGTAGTTT ATGTTAATATTGAAAGGCCAGTTTTGGATGTATCCCCTTCCCCACTTTCTGGGTATCCAGCTGCTCAAGGGGTCAAAAACATTTTGAAATGTGAACGTGTTCAAGTTTCTGGTATCTCAAGATTGAAACTTGGGAGCTACGCTAATTCATTCCATATTACTCTGGCTCCATCTGTTACAATCCCAGAGAGATTACATAATAAAATTCAGGTTTGTTTCCACAG GAATAATACACTTGGATGGTGTCAGTGTGAAAAGGATGAATGGAAGAGTGTACAGAAGGGGATCTGGGATGTTGTTATGTCACCTTATGAAACTAGATATGTTGATGTGAGGATTGATGGTGACATATCAGGGCCTGTTACAGTTGCGCTTGAAGAAG ATTCTCAGCAATGGCGCCTCGTTTGTCTTGCTATCGGGCTGATTCTGCTGTTGTTGGCTCCAATTCTTAGCAATTGGGTTCCATTTTATTATAGCAGTTCGATGGCTATAGGAATTTTTCTTGTCATTATAATCCTTCTTTTTCAG GGCATGAAATTATTGCCAACTGGAAGAAAAAATATCCTTTACTTTACCATATATGGACCAGTG CTTTGGGTTGGGAAATACCTGTTACACCAATTCTCTATGATCGCAAATTCAATACTTCAGAGTTTTGGGATGAATGAAGAGATGCACAACTTA GTTACTTTTATTGTCCTACTGGTTATCGTCTTGGCTGGGGCTGCTTTAGGCTACTGGATTGTTAGGAGATTTGTTATTTCAAAAGAAGATGGTAGTGTGGATGCTGGGGTTGCTGAGTTTGTGAAATGGGCAATGCGCATTTTTGGATACACCTTCATTTGGCAG AGCACTCTAGACCTTACTCTAGCAGTTGGAGCGTTGGTCTCTTCTGTAGCTGTTTGCGAACTTGTTTACTCGATACAATGGCTTCATGAATG GTATGAAACTTCAGGGAATGATGATTATTCACTGGAGTGGATGAAAGGAACACGTGGTCGTGCTGAATTCCTTGGTAAGTCAACCCCTAAAAGAAAGATGTCGAGAAGCCCTCAAGGAAAATTATGGAACAGCCCTAAAAGATCATCATGGTCTGACTCCCCTGTGAGAG GTGTTGTATCTCCATCTTCTGGGATTTCGCCACTATCCTGTGTGGCTCAAGTAGAGCCGGATTATTATTCAACCTTCCACAAGACTCGCAACAGAAAGAAGTTCACAAAGAACGAGTGGGATGAGTTCACTAGAGAATCCACTAAGCAAGCTCTAGCAGAATGGGCAGCATCTCCAGAATTCACTGAGTGGGTCATTGAGCACGCAGACCGGATAAAACTCGTTCCAAGTGAGAATTCAGACGAGGCAATTGGAAGTGAATCAGATTCCACAGAGGTGGGAAGTGGGAATGGATTTCGGCTTTTCAATTGGTGGTGA
- the LOC130729929 gene encoding uncharacterized protein LOC130729929, giving the protein MYLHRHILTRASVHRRHFSQAAAALLHPPEPEQLTYLEGLPRPNPKHDETILAIPRKESGSNISAKERKAGRVPGIVFEQEDGQHGGNKRLISVRRDQIRKLVTHLGRSFFLSRLFQLHVLSDFDSDEIIENVRVLPHQIHLQAGTDAPLNVTFLRAPSDALLRVDVPLVYRGDDVSPGLKKGASLNTIRRTVKYLCPADIIPPYIDVDLSEMDVGQKLVMGDLIVHPALKLLHSKDEPVCKIMGQRVSEQQPPKKSK; this is encoded by the exons ATGTATCTCCACCGCCACATCCTCACCAGAGCCTCCGTGCACCGCCGCCACTTCTCACAAGCCGCCGCCGCACTCCTCCACCCTCCGGAGCCGGAGCAGTTGACGTACCTTGAAGGCCTTCCGAGGCCGAACCCAAAGCACGACGAGACGATCCTCGCGATCCCTCGCAAAGAGTCCGGGTCGAACATCTCGGCGAAGGAGCGCAAAGCGGGGCGGGTCCCCGGCATCGTGTTCGAGCAAGAAGACGGCCAGCACGGTGGCAACAAGCGCCTCATCTCCGTCCGTAGAGACCAGATCAGGAAGCTCGTCACGCATCTCGGCCgctccttcttcctctcccGCCTCTTCCAACTCCATGTCCTCTCCGACTTCGACTCCGATGAGATCATTGAAAATGTTCGCGTTTTGCCCCACCAG ATTCATTTGCAAGCTGGAACAGATGCACCGTTGAATGTCACCTTTTTAAGGGCTCCATCAGACGCATTGTTGAGAGTTGACGTTCCTCTTGTATACAGAGGAGACGATGTTTCCCCTGGGCTAAAGAAAG GTGCTTCTTTGAATACCATCAGAAGGACTGTTAAGTACTTATGCCCTGCAGACATTATTCCCCCATATATTGACGTGGATTTAAGTGAGATGGATGTGGGCCAAAAGTTGGTAATGGGAGATCTCATTGTTCATCCTGCACTaaaacttcttcactcaaaagATGAACCTGTATGTAAAATTATGGGCCAAAGGGTTTCTGAACAACAACCACCAAAGAAATCTAAGTAA
- the LOC130729927 gene encoding BTB/POZ and MATH domain-containing protein 4-like — MAGGSRNMSILTSRTSSRSVTETVNGSHKFVIKGYSLAKGMGVGKHIASETFTVGGYQWAIYFYPDGKNPEDNSAYVSVFIALASEGTDVRALFELTLLDQSPNAKHKVHSHFDRSLESGPYTLKYRGSMWGYKRFFKRAQLEASTFLKDDCLKINCTVGVVVSSIDCSKLNIIQVPDSDAGEHYGMLLESEEGSDVTFCVGGERFRAHKLVLATRSSAFETEFFNGMEEDDRDIVIDDMEPKVFKALLHFIYRDSLIEDEELFMSRSSFWPSVSETFAAKLLAAAEKYGLPRLKLMCESVICKDISIDSVAYILALADRHHATELKSICLQFSAENLVAVMQSDGFEYLKENCPLLQSELLKTVAGCEEESSGEGKCRSVWAQFSDGGDTNDRSVRQQTWENGAERSQSLWVNLSDGVNNNDRSPEQEA; from the exons atgGCAGGAGGAAGCAGGAACATGAGCATTCTGACATCTCGTACAAGCTCTCGGTCGGTGACGGAGACGGTGAACGGTTCTCACAAGTTCGTGATCAAGGGTTACTCTCTGGCGAAGGGTATGGGAGTTGGCAAGCACATCGCCAGCGAAACTTTCACCGTCGGAGGGTACCAGTGGGCAATCTACTTCTACCCCGACGGCAAGAACCCCGAGGACAATTCCGCCTATGTCTCCGTCTTCATCGCGCTCGCCTCCGAGGGTACCGATGTTCGCGCTCTTTTCGAGCTCACCTTGCTCGATCAGAGCCCCAATGCTAAGCATAAGGTCCATAGCCACTTCGATCGCTCGCTCGAGAGCGGTCCCTATACTCTCAAGTACCGTGGGAGCATGTG GGGGTACAAGCGTTTTTTCAAACGGGCTCAGCTTGAGGCATCAACCTTCCTGAAGGATGACTGCTTGAAGATAAACTGCACTGTTGGTGTTGTGGTGTCATCCATAGATTGTTCAAAGTTGAACATTATACAGGTTCCTGACTCTGATGCTGGAGAGCATTATGGTATGCTGTTGGAGAGCGAGGAAGGATCTGATGTTACTTTCTGTGTTGGCGGAGAAAGGTTTCGTGCACATAAGCTTGTTTTGGCTACCCGGTCATCTGCGTTTGAAACTGAGTTTTTCAATGGGATGGAGGAAGATGATCGTGACATAGTCATTGATGACATGGAACCTAAGGTTTTCAAG GCGTTGCTTCATTTTATTTATAGAGACTCTCTTATAGAAGATGAAGAGCTCTTTATGTCGCGTTCATCATTCTGGCCTTCAGTATCTGAAACATTTGCAGCAAAATTGTTAGCTGCTGCAGAAAAGTATGGTTTGCCAAGACTTAAGCTGATGTGTGAGTCTGTAATTTGCAAAGACATATCAATAGATTCTGTTGCCTATATTCTGGCTCTTGCTGATCGTCATCATGCTACAGAACTGAAGTCCATCTGTCTACAATTTTCTGCTGAAAACCTTGTTG CTGTGATGCAATCAGATGGTTTTGAGTATCTCAAGGAAAACTGTCCATTACTGCAATCGGAACTGCTTAAAACGGTGGCTGGATGCGAGGAGGAATCGAGTGGAGAAGGAAAATGTAGAAGCGTGTGGGCCCAATTTTCTGATGGTGGTGACACCAATGATCGTAGTGTGAGACAACAAACCTGGGAAAATGGAGCTGAAAGAAGTCAAAGCTTATGGGTTAACCTTTCTGATGGTGTTAACAACAATGATAGGAGTCCAGAGCAAGAAGCTTGA
- the LOC130729930 gene encoding cationic amino acid transporter 4, vacuolar-like has product MIVKGGDDAGGVGFGGGGGKLLRGFGSLIRRKQVDSVHVRGHAQLARKLSAVDLVGIGVGATIGAGVYILIGTVAREQAGPALVISLLIAGIAAALSALCYAELACRCPSAGSAYHYTYICIGEGVAWLVGWSLILEYTIGASAVARGITPNLALFFGGQENLPVFLARHTLPGLGIVVDPCAAALILFVTLLLCLGIKESAMAQSIVTTVNVIVMLFIIIVGGYLGFTSGWVGYELPSGYFPYGVNGMFAGSAIVFFSYIGFDSVSSTAEEVKNPQRDLPIGISTALAICCILYMLVAAVIVGLVPYYELNPDTPISSAFSSYGMDWAVYLITTGAVTALFSSLLGSVLPQPRVFMAMARDGLLPSFFSDIHRRTQIPLKSTIVVGVFAAALAFFMDVSQLAGMVSVGTLLAFTTVAVSVLIIRYVPPDEVPIPSSLLSSVDPLVSHSGGDTEEDRAMSSVDLSNYYENNHLRDKSEFLLGHPLIIKEVTKDEQIEKSRRKLAAWAIAFLCIGILIVAGAASAESCPRILRFTLCGMGAILLLCSLIVLACTEQDDTRHSFGHSGGFACPCVPFLPAACILINTYLLIDLGAATWLRVSVWLLIGVLIYLFYGRTHSSLLNAIYVPSAYADEIHRSQANHLA; this is encoded by the exons ATGATCGTGAAGGGTGGGGATGATGCTGGTGGTGTTgggtttggaggaggaggagggaaaTTGTTAAGGGGGTTTGGAAGCTTGATTAGGAGGAAGCAAGTTGATTCTGTTCATGTTAGGGGCCATGCTCAATTGGCTAGGAAGTTATCTGCTGTTGATCTTGTTGGAATCg GGGTTGGAGCTACGATAGGGGCTGGAGTTTATATTCTCATAGGAACAGTTGCTAGAGAGCAGGCAGGACCAGCACTCGTAATATCACTTCTTATTGCAGGAATAGCTGCTGCGCTATCAGCTTTGTGTTATGCAGAGCTTGCATGTCGATGCCCATCTGCAGGGAGTGCTTATCATTATACATACATATGCATTGGAGAAGG GGTTGCTTGGTTGGTTGGTTGGTCCCTAATTCTAGAATATACAATTGGTGCTTCGGCTGTTGCTCGTGGCATAACCCCGAATCTG GCCTTGTTTTTTGGTGGTCAGGAGAACCTACCTGTATTTTTGGCTCGTCATACCTTGCCAGGTCTTGGAATTGTGGTTGATCCATGTGCAGCTGCATTAATTCTTTTTGTTACCCTACTCTTGTGCCTTGGAATCAAGGAG AGCGCAATGGCACAATCTATTGTGACAACAGTAAATGTCATTGTCATGCTTTTCATCATTATAGTTGGTGGATATCTAGGTTTCACGTCTGGATGGGTTGGATATGAACTCCCTAGCGG GTATTTTCCATATGGAGTGAATGGAATGTTTGCTGGGTCCGCAATAGTTTTCTTTTCATATATTGGTTTTGATTCAGTGAGCAGCACCGCTGAGGAG GTAAAAAACCCTCAACGAGATTTGCCAATTGGCATATCAACTGCCTTAGCTATATGTTGCATTCTATATATGCTTGTAGCTGCAGTTATTGTTGGCTTAGTACCGTATTACGAGTTAAACCCTGATACCCCAATCTCCTCAGCATTTTCTAGCTATGGGATGGACTGGGCAGT GTATCTAATAACGACTGGAGCTGTCACTGCTCTTTTTTCCAGTTTGTTGGGTTCTGTTCTTCCTCAG CCACGAGTCTTTATGGCAATGGCTAGGGATGGTTTGTTACCCTCTTTCTTCTCAGACATCCACAGACGCACACAGATCCCTTTGAAAAGCACTATTGTTGTTGGTGTCTTTGCAGCAGCACTCGCATTCTTCATGGATGTTTCTCAGTTAGCAGGGATG GTTAGTGTGGGAACGTTGCTTGCATTTACCACCGTTGCAGTTTCAGTTTTGATAATCAGATATGTTCCACCTGATGAGGTACCCATTCCATCTTCACTTCTATCATCTGTTGATCCGTTAGTGAGCCATTCTGGTGGTGATACTGAGGAAGATAGGGCCATGAGCTCCGTAGATCTTTCTAATTATTATGAGAATAATCACCTACGTGACAAGTCAGAGTTTCTGCTTGGACATCCTTTAATCATAAAAGAAGTAACTAAAG ATGAACAGATTGAGAAAAGTAGGCGCAAACTTGCTGCATGGGCCATAGCCTTTCTATGTATAGGGATTCTCATTGTTGCTGGTGCAGCTTCTGCTGAAAGTTGTCCCAG GATTTTGCGCTTCACATTGTGTGGAATGGGAGCAATTCTTCTTTTGTGCAGTTTAATTGTGCTGGCCTGCACAGAGCAAGACGATACAAGGCACAGCTTTGGACACTCAGGAG GTTTTGCTTGCCCATGTGTTCCATTCTTACCTGCTGCCTGCATTCTTATAAACACCTACTTACTAATTGATCTTGG agCTGCTACATGGCTTCGAGTTTCTGTATGGTTGCTCATAGGAGTTCTTATATACTTGTTCTATGGCCGCACTCACAGCTCACTGTTAAATGCAATCTATGTTCCCTCAGCATATGCTGATGAGATCCATCGTTCTCAAGCAAATCATTTAGCCTAG